ATGGGACGTGAAGATACCGAATCAAGAGGTTTGTTTCATAAAACATCGTTAAAGCATAAAGGAACTGTTTTTACAATTGGCAATCGTGGAGATGTTCTTGCGCAACAGTTAGAAGCACCGATTATTGTTCCGCATGCACagcaaaaaaatcgagtaaatatttgaacttttttaaattttttttactttattatatataaatataataaagtcttgtgatcgaaaaaaaaaatcgatatcgggatttcaacggaaatacacgttttgagggtccctgattccaaaaaaagtggtttttaaaaaatgttgcgtccttcggtatgtcggtatggctgttgccaagctggagccttcaatttccaaccgatttttctcaaactcggtacataggttcaatttggtcataattccagacaattttttcattttttctctaagcctttttaagggtacttccctttaggcaaaaacagaatttttggggttttctcaaaaacggtcttaacgatttcgattaaactgggcacaaaGCTAGACCTttaggtgttcctaggattggtataagcaacatatccgggaaaattcaagaaggcccacaccctagggaaaaccttttttttgaggttttctcaaaaatggctctaacgatttcgattgaacttgacacaaggctagaccttaaggtgttcctaggatcgGTATAGGTTACATATccaggaaaattcgagaaggccacaccctagggaaaacatttcaaaatacaggaaaatgggattttctagggagagggtGAGGGGACAGCAgcgaaacttcgtatcagggtttatatcaacaaggtcctaggtttgatataactaccCTCTGGGACCCCACCTCCTGGAGCCAAAATGAAAGAATAGAATAGgctgctttcaatcaaaatattacaagaataatttatcaattttataatataatagagtcttgtccgatgtttcggaccgtttatttaagttgtttttaaatacgaaaataataatGCATCCAACAATATAAGTAGAAAGTAACCAATCAAATTAAGTAATCTTAAATAGTGCCTTTTTTCATCTAGACGAATCACCGCCATTTCTGTTATTGTTATGGAAAATTtcggaatattttttaataagttttatttgattttagtaTGCGTATGAAGCTCTGTTTCGAAGTGAACAATATGCTTTGGTTGATAATGCATGTCGAGAATATTTATTCTTATGCGAATTTTTCATTGTGCGTGGATCACAAGCTCTCGAATTGTTTAATCAAATCATGGGAAAAACCTTAACACTTCTTACGGTAAGTCATCGCCTTGTTTCGCCACGGCTTTcttttagtaaatttaaatttttatggagtaattattgtttttgtttgtttttttcagaaaaatttagaaacttTCGTAATGGAATGTTATGATGCGATTGCATTATTTCTATgtgttcatttaattttacgCTATCAATTAATGTGCCATAAACGTGCTGTACCAGCTTTGGATAAATATTGGGATGGCTTACAAGCAATTATATGGCCACGtttcgaatatatttttcgtttgaatatACAAAGTATACGAGATTGTGATccaactaaatttaataaagaaatggGACCTCATTATGTAagtttacataatttataattaataaatctatAGTACAGTCCAACAACTTAGTTGATTAGAATTCTGATCTGGAAATCCATAGGCCGAAAGGTCGATTCTCACTCCAGTGTGTTTTTTCCTTTAAATCtagaattgatataaaaaaataaaagggtggggaaggttaggttaggttagagtggctgtcctggggtgggacacacttagaccataaagGAAAAAGgccaaaaactattttaaggttttttttttcataaattcaattacGAACAAAATGAGCCGTGTcagatcaaaatcggttcattaccaaaaaaattagaaagtcgACCCTGATTTTACATTCATTCACTGCACTTTTTTTGGCAAATTAAATACACctaaaatttttaggaaaagTGGCTTTATATGCAACTTACCTTAGCTAAAAAATATTCACTTGAAGACTTTTTCTATTAAGCTTAtgcaataaaattacattattttgctttttttttaagataacaaGACGTTATGCTGAATTTAGTGCTGCAATCGTGGGTATCAGCGAACATTTTCCAAATGAATTAGTCAATCGTTTATTAGCCGAACTTCAAGAAGAAGTTGAATGCTTTATCCTACGTATGGCCGCAATATTTCCACAACGTAAAGAACAATTAATTTATCTAATCAATAATTACGACATGGTCTTAAGTATATTAATGGAACGTACGCGCGACAATTCCAAAGAAGCTGAAGGATTCCGGGAACAGTTAACAGCACGGAGCACCGAATATGTGGAAGAAATATTAAGTCCACATTTTGGTGGTATTATGCAATACGTTAAAGAAGTTGAACCCATTGTTGAAAAAGGACAAACAGATGAAATTAAACGACGAGAGAAAAAAGCTTTAGAATTAGTGCAAGGTTTTTCGACGAATTGGAAAAAATCTTTAGAGGAATTAAATCGTGAAGTTTTATTATCGTTTCCAAGTTTAGTTACCGGTTCAACATTGTTACAATTAGCGTTAACACAATTAGTGCAATATTATCATCGATTTCATAAGTTATTAACACCGAATTCGAGGACGCAATTAACGAATATACATCACATTATGGTGgaattaaagaaatataaaactaattattaatttttgttgtttatttaatatttttattataaattatttactaaatttaagagatgtgttttttattattatccatATCTACAAGCAAGCCTGGCGACAGTAGTGTATTAATTTATGCCCTACAGTAAGCGATGGCGTAGGAGCCACATTCAGTCTATATACCGGATGTCTACGagatcattgtttttttttaagtaaaccaaaagtttttttaaaatggtttttcttaaacttaataaaattgtatatccactaaataataataataatatataagagaaGTACCGCAAATGGGACCCCACACCTAGACCAAAGGGTCTCTTGTGCTCTTCTTGAGAATAACCTTTCATCTGAAGGCGGGATCGAGGTTCTCTGCCGGGATTTCTCCCAGCATTAATGAATTCAAGATTTCGGATTCAAACATTGTAAACCTGATGCAAATTTCTGCAGgagcaaataacatgtatggaaaTTTTATCGTCCTCCATACAGGCCCTACGAATGGGTTTATCAGAGATCCACTTGTTATAAACGTGGTAGTTCAATCGAtagtgtcctgtcaagagttTCACCACCCTTCTCAATTGTGCTTTAGTATGTTTCAAGCGAGCACAGTTGAATGGCTtagctgtggttatacacaaagtcccagtaatcaagatgggcTTGTCGTATCCATTCCTTGATTCGGCACATTACAGAACATCTTGCTATAGGAATAACAGGTCCAGATAAAAAGGTTGTTTGATATGACCTCCGCCGCTTCATTCCCTTTAACGGTAGAGTGAGTCGGGTACCCAGATCAGTCTGATTGTGTTATTCAGAGCCAGGTGTTTTAGTTCTTGGAAGCATTCATAGACTATCCTCGCTTGAAATATTGACGCCTCGCCTGATTATCTGAGAAGATGCTGATATGTGTTACAGATTTTGGCAAGCCCCAGCGAAGGGAagttttctgattgaaaaaccGTCGTATTTTGACCAAGAGGAATTCCTTTATTCTAGGCCCATAAACTCCACCCCTGACCCATCCGTATAAAGATATGACCCGGAAGGGGATGAAAAATCAGGTACATTTCGTTAGCAATTCTCGTGGAAAGAAACGATTTTCCTAAATTTGCAATCATGAAACCTCACTTACGCGGCactctattcgttgtgtgcgtagtcatggtagggacaataaaatcgatgccagcgctttaagtgaaaaattttggagttaaagggggctgttatgactaatttgcaattctttacatgttaatgtaatagaaatgtcaaattaaaattattgaaaaacacgaattaattaaacttaatgcattaaaaattgtgaaaataagaaatcaaattgaacaaatattatttttcaaatgtaaattatcataattatttatttaaatttgtgagacaagaatattaaattttaaatgtaagtcttaaatgcaatccatacaattatatatgcatccatacaattctataattaaagtagtgtatcgtcaccatggaaacgaaactcacgcacggagcgaatattaaaattcattttgtatcGAACATGGatgtactaattttaatattcctatatccatgGTATCGAAGCaacaataaacttttgttttatttg
This genomic interval from Chrysoperla carnea chromosome 1, inChrCarn1.1, whole genome shotgun sequence contains the following:
- the LOC123301852 gene encoding vacuolar protein sorting-associated protein 52 homolog, which encodes MSRKTDVEIQLQKNLEDDVVQEILKTGTDLRQYSKQVEKELRDVENKSIQDYIKECQNIANLHNQISACDNILERMEFMLQDFQTDLGSISSEILYLQRKSVAMSQQLTNRQAVRGHLSEFIEDMAVSDTLINNILECPVTEKDFLSSLQELNHKINFVKEQSFQDTKSCQDVRDILEKLKIKSMSKIRAYLLEQVYKFRKPMTNYQVPQNAMLKYKFFFEFILANERNVAQEICAEYVDTMSKIYYSYFKSYSGRLLKLQFEETATKEDLMGREDTESRGLFHKTSLKHKGTVFTIGNRGDVLAQQLEAPIIVPHAQQKNRYAYEALFRSEQYALVDNACREYLFLCEFFIVRGSQALELFNQIMGKTLTLLTKNLETFVMECYDAIALFLCVHLILRYQLMCHKRAVPALDKYWDGLQAIIWPRFEYIFRLNIQSIRDCDPTKFNKEMGPHYITRRYAEFSAAIVGISEHFPNELVNRLLAELQEEVECFILRMAAIFPQRKEQLIYLINNYDMVLSILMERTRDNSKEAEGFREQLTARSTEYVEEILSPHFGGIMQYVKEVEPIVEKGQTDEIKRREKKALELVQGFSTNWKKSLEELNREVLLSFPSLVTGSTLLQLALTQLVQYYHRFHKLLTPNSRTQLTNIHHIMVELKKYKTNY